Proteins co-encoded in one Eremothecium sinecaudum strain ATCC 58844 chromosome VI, complete sequence genomic window:
- a CDS encoding HFL054Wp (Syntenic homolog of Eremothecium cymbalariae Ecym_6110; not in Ashbya gossypii; not in Saccharomyces cerevisiae), translated as MRLDGLLWCLIGATSAFTSAARILQKRAVPLYLVDPSDASSTQGIKTTIVVHTKFRTTTSTSTVIIKASTPSKTCLSISTSTIIPDSKVSPASTSSNSSIPSSSVSSTPTTGPSSRTDSDNTIVPAPTGTGSVMEEEFHVKGITYSPYNNKGLCKPKWHVSADIAKLRTYEIIRLYDTDCHCIENVMSALSPHQKVFLGIYYIEKIAESIAIIKDALAGDFSKVYAISVGNEIVNNGEAATATVEKTLSSARSQLSAIGYTGPLVSVDTLVAVLNHPELCNYSDFIAVNSHPYWDGKVAPNNCGPWLKKQVQYLADHCNVKKNILVTETGWPSAGVPFVENIPSKDNQDICLKSIIETMRDQVLLFTMYNDYWKPPGPYGVEQFWGIFGDDSNY; from the coding sequence ATGAGATTAGATGGACTTCTCTGGTGCTTAATTGGCGCTACCTCTGCATTTACATCAGCAGCACGAATACTTCAGAAACGTGCCGTACCACTATATCTGGTAGATCCTTCAGATGCGAGTTCTACACAGGGTATCAAAACGACAATCGTCGTGCATACGAAATTTCGAACCACTACATCTACGTCGACCGTCATAATAAAGGCCTCTACACCTTCCAAGACATGCCTAAGTATTTCTACATCAACAATTATACCGGATTCAAAGGTAAGCCCAGCTTCTACGTCATCTAACAGTTCTATTCCATCGTCTTCCGTTTCTTCAACTCCGACAACAGGCCCGAGTTCGCGGACTGATAGCGATAACACTATTGTTCCTGCTCCTACTGGCACAGGTAGCGTGATGGAGGAGGAATTTCACGTTAAGGGTATCACGTATTCGCCATATAACAATAAAGGACTTTGTAAACCTAAATGGCATGTCAGTGCCGATATTGCCAAGCTCCGCACTTACGAAATTATACGACTATACGACACAGATTGCCATTGCATAGAAAATGTAATGTCAGCGCTTTCGCCGCACCAAAAGGTCTTTCTAGGCATTTATTACATTGAAAAGATAGCAGAATCAATTGCAATTATTAAAGATGCCCTTGCGGGAGATTTCTCCAAAGTGTATGCAATTTCTGTAGGAAATGAAATTGTGAACAATGGCGAAGCCGCGACAGCTACAGTAGAGAAAACATTATCATCAGCACGGTCACAGCTCAGTGCTATAGGTTATACTGGTCCTCTAGTCTCAGTAGATACGCTCGTTGCAGTTCTTAACCACCCAGAACTTTGCAACTATTCGGACTTCATCGCAGTGAATTCCCATCCGTATTGGGACGGTAAGGTTGCTCCTAATAATTGCGGACCCTGGCTTAAGAAGCAGGTACAATATTTAGCTGACCACTGCAATGTCAAAAAAAATATACTCGTCACAGAGACCGGCTGGCCCAGTGCAGGCGTTCCATTCGTGGAAAATATACCCAGCAAGGATAATCAAGACATTTGCCTAAAATCCATAATTGAAACAATGCGGGATCAAGTGCTTCTATTTACGATGTATAATGACTACTGGAAACCACCAGGTCCATATGGTGTGGAACAGTTTTGGGGAATATTTGGCGACGACTCGAATTATTAA
- a CDS encoding HFL053Wp (Syntenic homolog of Ashbya gossypii AEL302W; Syntenic homolog of Saccharomyces cerevisiae YLR332W (MID2) and YGR023W (MTL1)), giving the protein MKFGQVLIILFAGKAVLAQNRFIPGSLVPLHNGSSVASSTGSILSSVSSRSTSGTETLSRSTDTNDVNSSSAQISSNTSSFTSIFRITVSSSNGTSISESTTESSTSSSTTEVSSDSDLGLASNTGEPTPLTTEAPQSTTELPVPSVGVTITRVVGGTTILANHFSTITLTNSANQTQPVSHSLSPRSKRIVVGCVIGIGVPILLAIIAVIVYVCVKKQRTAFINSEGKIITTYKTSRISKWWNGLLGRKVATYDSDSPLGCAPVADNDEDKSMGALRSSTRSSASAMRPSREPIVDEERYYDHEGNEITGKTY; this is encoded by the coding sequence ATGAAGTTTGGTCAAGTACTAATAATCCTATTTGCTGGTAAAGCTGTTTTGGCACAAAATAGGTTTATTCCAGGGAGTTTGGTGCCTCTTCATAATGGGTCTTCCGTTGCAAGTAGTACGGGTTCTATACTATCGTCGGTTTCATCACGATCTACTTCGGGAACGGAGACATTGTCAAGAAGTACTGACACAAATGATGTAAATTCTAGCTCTGCGCAAATAAGTTCCAATACGAGTTCTTTTACGAGTATATTCAGGATTACTGTGAGTTCGTCAAATGGTACCTCTATAAGTGAAAGCACTACTGAAAGTTCGACATCAAGTTCGACGACGGAAGTGTCAAGCGACAGCGACCTCGGACTTGCAAGCAATACAGGTGAGCCAACTCCTTTAACTACCGAGGCCCCGCAAAGCACCACAGAACTTCCCGTGCCTAGTGTTGGTGTAACTATCACAAGGGTTGTAGGTGGCACGACCATTTTAGCAAACCATTTTAGCACTATAACGCTCACTAATTCCGCCAACCAAACGCAGCCTGTATCTCATTCGCTGAGCCCAAGAAGTAAACGTATAGTGGTAGGATGTGTTATCGGGATCGGTGTGCCCATCTTACTAGCGATTATCGCTGTTATTGTATATGTTTGCGTCAAGAAACAGCGCACGGCGTTTATCAACTCAGAAGGTAAAATTATTACAACTTATAAGACGAGTAGGATCTCAAAGTGGTGGAATGGCCTCCTGGGCAGAAAGGTCGCCACCTATGATAGTGACAGTCCTCTGGGCTGTGCGCCGGTGGCAGACAACGACGAGGATAAAAGTATGGGAGCCTTGCGCAGTAGTACCAGAAGTTCGGCTTCGGCAATGCGCCCAAGCCGCGAACCCATCGTCGACGAAGAACGCTATTATGATCATGAAGGAAATGAAATCACAGGCAAAACCTACTAA
- the MYO5 gene encoding myosin 5 (Syntenic homolog of Ashbya gossypii AEL306C; Syntenic homolog of Saccharomyces cerevisiae YMR109W (MYO5) and YKL129C (MYO3)): MAIIKRGARNKVAQPPAKRVTNIKKAAFDSGRKQEVGVSDLTLLSTISDDHINANLKKRFEVGSIYTYIGHVLISVNPFRDLGIYGEEVMKSYQDKNRLEVPPHVFAIAEAMYYNMKAYKENQCVIISGESGAGKTECAKQIMQYIAAVSSTHEESIGKIKDMVLATNPLLESFGCAKTLRNNNSSRHGKYLEIRFNSQFEPCAGNITNYLLEKQRVVGQIVNERNFHIFYQFTKGASDEYRKTYGIQTPDYYVYTSASGCISIDTIDDVGDYQETLKAMRIIGLSQGEQDEIFRALAAILWIGNITFAENEEGNAVVADTSVIDFIAYLLQVDSALLMTSLIERIIETNHGSRRGSVYHVPLNIVQATAVRDALAKAIYNNLFEWIVERVNASLHAYPGADNSIGILDIYGFEIFESNSFEQICINYVNEKLQQIFIQLTLKSEQEEYQREQIQWTPIKFFDNRVVCDLIESKRPPGIFAALNDAIATAHADSSAADQSFAQRLNLFTSNKHFELRSSKFLVKHYAGDVTYDIQGMTDKNKDQLQRDLVNLMSSTSNKFLLHLFPNSGDSTSKKRPPTAGDKIISSANDLVDTLSKAQPSYIRTIKPNQSKSPREYNDNQVLHQIKYLGLQENVRIRRAGFAYRQTFDKFVERFYLLSPGCSYAGEYIWKGDILDAVQMILRDTSIPPAEYQLGVTKVFIKNPETLFALENMRDKYWHNMAARIQRAWRRFIQKRIDSAVAIQRAIREKKHGNQFEQLRDFGSRLLGGRKERRAMSMLGYRAFMGDYLSCNEFRSKGSFIKKKMGIEEPVVFSMNGQALHSLFGRSAQRLPKTFILTPSTLFIIGKTKVDNQLKYIMDYAIDINRIVYVGMTNLQDDWIGIYVNGMNKPDPFINTVFKTELVSHLKQLNRNIEVRIGPTIEYQKKPGKAHVVKSQINENAPKYGDIYKSSTISVRRGLPGNTLQRRKPEPYREVKDYRTVHKPPNHMIQQSYALPVSQNFVPGSSMPPNAPSVASHAQNIEIIPENRIQKKKPAPAPPVKKTLRKTHPQSPYSASEQAVSAAQAAQAAHRPVPQPAHRPVPQAAHRPVPQSPQRYQQDMVSTATDDTEPVTKTQVAAPNPNVAAVGAPLSAPPPPPPPPSLPKFQAAYDFLGTASPSELPLKKGDIVYVSKQDPSGWSLAKDVSSSREGWVPTAYIVEYSEAPTSPAQVIDYPNTANTTVSSDSTRAASSAQGGFTNGLASALAQRANKMRNELSDNENNGEDDDW; encoded by the coding sequence ATGGCGATAATTAAAAGAGGAGCTCGTAATAAGGTAGCCCAGCCTCCTGCCAAAAGGGTAacaaatattaaaaaagCCGCGTTTGATTCAGGAAGGAAACAAGAAGTAGGTGTCTCTGATTTAACACTATTATCAACCATATCTGATGACCATATCAATGCTAACTTGAAGAAAAGGTTTGAAGTTGGTAGTATTTACACATATATTGGACATGTGTTGATTAGTGTCAACCCTTTCAGGGATTTGGGCATTTATGGCGAAGAAGTTATGAAATCGTATCAAGATAAAAATAGATTAGAGGTTCCGCCACATGTGTTTGCAATTGCTGAAGCTATGTATTACAATATGAAAGCTTATAAAGAGAATCAATGTGTTATTATATCGGGTGAGTCAGGTGCGGGTAAAACAGAATGTGCTAAACAAATTATGCAATATATTGCAGCGGTATCGTCTACTCACGAAGAATCTATTGGAAAAATCAAGGATATGGTTTTAGCTACCAATCCTTTACTTGAATCTTTTGGCTGTGCCAAGACATTAAGGAATAACAACTCATCCAGGCACGGAAAATATTTAGAAATTAGGTTTAATTCTCAGTTCGAGCCTTGTGCAGGGAATATCACGAATTATCTATTAGAAAAGCAAAGGGTTGTTGGACAAATCGTAAATGAACGTAATTTTCACATCTTTTATCAGTTTACAAAGGGTGCCTCCGATGAGTACAGGAAGACCTACGGTATTCAGACCCCCGACTACTATGTGTATACTTCTGCTTCTGGATGCATATCGATTGACACGATTGACGATGTTGGTGACTATCAGGAAACGCTAAAGGCAATGAGAATTATTGGCTTATCTCAAGGAGAACAAGATGAAATTTTCAGGGCCTTGGCAGCAATATTATGGATAGGTAATATCACATTTGCTGAGAATGAGGAAGGTAATGCTGTAGTTGCTGATACATCTGTTATTGATTTTATTGCTTACTTACTACAGGTAGATTCAGCTCTCTTGATGACATCTTTAATCGAAAGAATTATCGAAACCAACCACGGCTCTCGAAGAGGTTCAGTTTACCACGTGCCATTGAATATAGTTCAAGCAACTGCTGTTAGAGATGCACTTGCAAAAGCCATTTACAATAACTTATTTGAATGGATTGTTGAAAGAGTTAACGCATCTTTACATGCATATCCAGGAGCTGATAATTCAATCGGTATTCTCGATATATATGGATTCGAAATCTTTGAGAGCAATTCATTCGAACAGATCTGTATTAATTACGTTAATGAGAAGTTACAGCAGATTTTCATTCAGTTGACGTTAAAATCAGAACAAGAAGAGTATCAAAGAGAACAGATCCAATGGACACCAATTAAATTCTTTGATAACAGAGTTGTGTGTGATTTGATAGAGAGTAAAAGACCCCCCGGTATATTTGCCGCATTAAACGATGCTATTGCAACAGCTCATGCAGACTCTAGTGCCGCTGACCAATCGTTTGCTCAAAGGTTAAACTTATTCACCTCAAATAAACATTTTGAATTACGTTCAAGCAAATTTTTGGTGAAGCATTATGCTGGTGATGTCACATATGATATTCAGGGAATGACAGATAAGAACAAAGACCAATTACAGAGAGATTTAGTAAATTTGATGAGTTCGACATCAAACAAGTTCTTGTTGCATCTTTTCCCTAATTCTGGAGATTCGACATCAAAAAAGCGGCCACCAACAGCAGGTGATAAAATAATCAGCAGTGCCAACGATTTAGTCGATACCTTATCAAAAGCTCAACCATCTTATATTAGAACAATCAAACCTAACCAATCGAAGTCTCCAAGAGAGTATAACGATAACCAGGTTTTGCACCAAATCAAGTATTTAGGTTTACAGGAAAACGTTCGAATTAGAAGAGCTGGTTTTGCTTACAGACAAACGTTTGACAAATTTGTGGAAAGGTTTTACTTGTTATCGCCAGGTTGTTCGTATGCTGGTGAATATATATGGAAAGGAGACATTCTAGATGCAGTACAAATGATTTTGAGGGATACCTCTATTCCGCCTGCAGAATACCAATTGGGTGTAACAAAAGTTTTCATAAAGAACCCCGAGACTTTGTTTGCGTTAGAGAACATGAGGGACAAATATTGGCATAACATGGCAGCTAGGATTCAAAGAGCTTGGAGAAGATTTATTCAAAAGAGGATTGACTCCGCTGTCGCGATTCAACGTGCCATCAGAGAAAAGAAACACGGCAACCAATTTGAACAGCTTCGTGATTTTGGATCACGGTTACTCGGCGGTAGAAAAGAGAGAAGAGCAATGTCTATGCTAGGCTATAGGGCGTTTATGGGTGACTATTTGTCTTGCAACGAGTTCCGGTCGAAGGGTTCGTTCatcaagaagaagatggGTATCGAAGAGCCTGTTGTATTTTCTATGAATGGCCAGGCGTTACATTCCTTATTTGGTAGATCTGCTCAAAGGTTGCCCAAAACTTTCATTTTGACACCATCCACCTTGTTCATTATTGGTAAAACGAAAGTTGACAACCAATTGAAGTACATAATGGACTACGCTATTGATATTAATAGGATAGTATACGTGGGAATGACAAATTTGCAGGACGATTGGATTGGTATATATGTCAATGGAATGAACAAACCGGATCCGTTCATTAATACGGTCTTTAAAACGGAATTAGTGAGCCATCTAAAACAACTCAACAGGAACATAGAGGTAAGGATTGGTCCTACAATTGAATATCAAAAGAAGCCTGGTAAGGCCCACGTCGTAAAGTCCCAGATTAATGAAAATGCGCCAAAATATGGGGATATCTACAAATCAAGCACAATTTCAGTTCGTCGTGGTCTCCCTGGGAATACTTTACAACGGAGGAAACCAGAACCTTATCGTGAGGTAAAAGACTACCGTACCGTTCATAAACCTCCCAATCACATGATACAGCAATCATATGCTCTACCTGTCAGCCAAAATTTTGTGCCAGGTTCGTCGATGCCGCCTAATGCTCCTTCAGTGGCTAGCCATGCCCAGAACATCGAAATTATTCCAGAAAACAGGATACAGAAGAAAAAACCAGCTCCTGCACCACCTGTAAAGAAGACTTTACGGAAGACTCATCCGCAATCCCCATATTCTGCGTCAGAGCAAGCAGTGAGTGCAGCCCAGGCAGCCCAAGCCGCTCACAGACCAGTACCACAACCAGCACATAGACCAGTACCACAAGCCGCGCACAGACCAGTACCACAATCGCCGCAGCGTTATCAACAGGATATGGTCTCAACTGCAACAGATGACACTGAACCTGTAACAAAAACGCAGGTCGCTGCACCAAATCCAAATGTAGCAGCTGTTGGAGCCCCACTATCGGCTCCTCCCCCTCCTCCCCCTCCTCCATCCTTACCAAAATTCCAGGCTGCTTATGATTTCCTAGGCACAGCTTCTCCAAGCGAGTTGCCTTTAAAGAAGGGCGACATCGTTTATGTTTCAAAACAAGACCCCAGTGGTTGGTCTTTAGCTAAGGATGTGAGCTCTTCTAGAGAAGGCTGGGTCCCCACCGCATATATTGTTGAATACAGCGAGGCTCCAACTTCTCCCGCGCAGGTTATTGACTATCCTAACACTGCCAATACAACTGTCAGCTCAGATAGCACACGTGCCGCCAGCTCCGCTCAAGGCGGGTTTACCAACGGTCTGGCTTCAGCTTTAGCGCAAAGAGCCAACAAAATGCGCAATGAGCTGTCTGACAACGAAAATAATGGCGAAGATGATGATTGGTAG
- the ILV2 gene encoding acetolactate synthase catalytic subunit (Syntenic homolog of Ashbya gossypii AEL305C; Syntenic homolog of Saccharomyces cerevisiae YMR108W (ILV2)), with amino-acid sequence MIGRSGRNLFKSRCLQVRQFSRTSVSSITEQVRSKRATDDEVAISSNRVENVNTSMAGVKNLHKKEEHTIRKGPCTDHMDDSFIGKDGGEIFLEMMKRHNVEAIFGYPGGAILPVFNAIYNSDAFKFVLPKHEQGAGHMAEGYARASGKTGVVLVTSGPGATNVVTPMADALADGVPMVVFTGQVPKTALGTDAFQEADILGISRPCTKWNVMVRHVEELPRRINEAFEIAKSGRPGPVLVDLPKDVAASVLKHSIPMKSTLPSDTLAQLTRRLVDENSVKSVLDAAKLINKATRPVLYVGAGIFNSPNGPRVLKELADRAQIPVTTTLQGLGAFDQDDPKSLDMLGMHGSAAANLVMQSADLIIAVGARFDDRVTGNIAKFAPEARKAAAENRGGIIHFEILPKNINKVVEAQVAVEGDVTANLEKVLPLVNPVRERKEWLSQVFSWKQKYPYEYEKEYEGSRIMPQTLISTLSDIANASGKDVIVTTGVGQHQMWAAQHWNWKKPRTFITSGGLGTMGYGLPAAIGAQIACPDSMVIDIDGDASFNMTLTEMSSAIQCKAPVKVLLLNNEEQGMVTQWQSLFYEDRFSHTHQLNPDFIRLAESMGWVAMRLERQEDMHKILNEFVNCTRPVLLDVKVEKKVPVLPMVPAGKALHEFINYDPEIEKQRKELRRIRTNGKY; translated from the coding sequence ATGATCGGAAGGAGTGGCAGAAATCTTTTCAAAAGTAGATGCCTCCAAGTGAGACAATTCTCGCGAACTAGTGTATCCTCAATTACTGAGCAAGTGAGGTCTAAAAGAGCTACTGATGATGAAGTTGCTATTTCGTCAAATAGGGTAGAAAATGTCAATACTAGCATGGCGGGTGTGAAAAATCTCCATAAAAAAGAGGAGCATACCATAAGGAAGGGGCCTTGTACTGATCATATGGATGATTCGTTCATTGGGAAAGATGGAGGAGAGATTTTCCTTGAAATGATGAAGCGCCATAACGTAGAAGCAATTTTTGGATACCCTGGAGGAGCAATTTTACCAGTTTTCAATGCGATTTATAACTCTGACGCATTTAAGTTCGTGCTCCCGAAGCATGAGCAGGGTGCTGGACACATGGCTGAAGGCTATGCTCGCGCATCTGGCAAGACTGGTGTTGTTCTCGTTACATCTGGTCCTGGGGCAACTAATGTTGTGACTCCAATGGCGGATGCTCTGGCAGATGGTGTGCCGATGGTGGTATTTACTGGCCAAGTACCGAAGACTGCGCTTGGAACTGATGCGTTTCAGGAAGCAGATATTTTAGGGATTTCGAGACCATGTACAAAATGGAATGTTATGGTAAGGCATGTGGAGGAATTACCTCGTAGAATTAACGAGGCTTTTGAGATAGCGAAGTCTGGACGGCCTGGTCCAGTTCTCGTTGATCTTCCAAAGGACGTGGCGGCTTCTGTTCTTAAACATTCTATCCCGATGAAGTCTACATTGCCATCTGACACTCTTGCGCAGTTGACACGCAGGCTTGTTGATGAAAACAGCGTTAAGAGTGTTCTTGATGCGGCCAAATTAATCAACAAGGCAACGAGGCCCGTGCTATATGTGGGAGCAGGGATCTTCAACAGTCCAAATGGGCCTCGTGTATTAAAAGAATTGGCTGATCGTGCTCAAATTCCTGTTACTACGACATTGCAAGGGTTAGGTGCGTTTGATCAGGATGATCCTAAGTCTCTTGATATGCTTGGAATGCATGGCAGTGCCGCAGCAAACCTTGTGATGCAGAGTGCGGACTTAATCATTGCAGTAGGCGCGCGTTTTGATGATCGTGTCACAGGTAATATTGCCAAGTTTGCACCCGAGGCGCGTAAGGCTGCCGCTGAAAACCGCGGTGGAATTATACATTTTGAAATTCTACCTAAAAACATCAACAAGGTTGTGGAAGCTCAAGTTGCAGTAGAAGGAGATGTCACAGCCAACCTAGAAAAAGTGCTTCCTTTAGTGAATCCTGTGCGCGAAAGAAAAGAATGGCTATCGCAGGTTTTTTCATGGAAGCAGAAGTACCCTTATGAATACGAGAAAGAGTATGAGGGTTCAAGAATCATGCCACAAACACTAATATCCACATTATCTGATATTGCTAATGCTTCAGGAAAAGATGTCATTGTAACTACTGGAGTGGGGCAGCACCAAATGTGGGCTGCGCAGCATTGGAATTGGAAGAAACCTAGGACATTTATAACTTCTGGAGGGCTTGGAACAATGGGGTACGGTCTCCCTGCTGCAATTGGAGCCCAAATTGCCTGCCCAGACTCAATGGTCATTGACATCGATGGTGATGCCTCTTTTAACATGACCCTAACAGAAATGTCAAGCGCTATACAATGTAAAGCTCCAGTTAAGGTCCTTCTTTTAAATAATGAAGAACAGGGAATGGTTACACAGTGGCAGTCTTTGTTTTACGAAGACCGTTTCTCCCATACGCATCAACTAAACCCAGATTTTATTCGTCTTGCTGAGTCAATGGGATGGGTGGCTATGCGGCTGGAGAGGCAAGAGGACATGCATAAGATTCTAAACGAATTTGTTAATTGTACTAGGCCAGTGCTTTTAGATGTCAAGGTAGAAAAGAAGGTTCCAGTTTTACCAATGGTTCCAGCGGGTAAGGCACTACATGAGTTCATAAACTACGATCCTGAGATAGAAAAACAAAGGAAAGAACTGCGTCGCATCAGGACGAATGGTAAATATTAG
- the PMU1 gene encoding putative phosphomutase (Syntenic homolog of Ashbya gossypii AEL304C; Syntenic homolog of Saccharomyces cerevisiae YKL128C (PMU1)): MSQFRALPGFFKGFQSAAEASVPFNAATGLHLEFAAANSWNDLYSTIPDDSKLVIVARHGQGYHNAAEQRYGTKAWDDYWAVLDGDEFGTWDDALLTPTGIQQASSVGVKNFVPIVRELGIPEAFYSSPLRRCLQTFALEWTPVYEAFKEKLPNVIDLQIREGLREHMATHTCDRRLDRYKVSPFFQDLPIANSKLHLNYLNTDPEKDELWTPTYAESTEELDKRVGNALDGIFSEPHKYISITCHSGVIASILRVLDHPKLVSLQTGGLVYLVVRRRV; the protein is encoded by the coding sequence ATGTCTCAATTTAGAGCGTTACCGGGCTTCTTTAAGGGCTTTCAGTCCGCTGCGGAGGCTTCCGTTCCTTTCAATGCTGCTACGGGATTACATCTTGAATTTGCAGCCGCTAATTCGTGGAACGACTTATATTCTACTATCCCCGACGATTCGAAATTAGTGATTGTGGCGCGGCATGGACAGGGTTACCACAATGCCGCAGAACAGCGCTACGGTACTAAAGCATGGGATGATTATTGGGCCGTTCTAGATGGCGATGAGTTCGGCACGTGGGATGACGCCCTACTAACGCCTACAGGTATACAACAAGCAAGTAGTGTCGGTGTGAAAAACTTTGTTCCAATAGTACGTGAACTAGGGATTCCGGAAGCATTTTACAGCTCCCCGTTGCGTCGTTGCCTACAAACGTTCGCTCTTGAATGGACTCCCGTATATGAAGCATTTAAAGAAAAGCTTCCCAATGTAATCGATCTACAAATCCGTGAAGGTCTTAGAGAGCATATGGCTACTCATACCTGTGACAGGCGTTTAGACCGTTACAAGGTGTCGCCATTTTTTCAAGATTTGCCGATTGCGAATTCAAAACTTCATCTTAACTACCTAAACACAGACCCGGAAAAAGATGAACTGTGGACACCGACTTACGCCGAATCTACCGAAGAGCTTGACAAACGTGTAGGCAACGCCCTCGATGGTATTTTCAGTGAACCCCACAAGTATATATCCATCACATGCCATTCAGGCGTCATTGCTTCTATTCTGAGGGTCTTGGACCACCCCAAACTAGTTAGCCTACAAACGGGTGGGCTTGTGTACCTAGTTGTTAGGCGCCGCGTATGA
- the SPG4 gene encoding Spg4p (Syntenic homolog of Ashbya gossypii AEL303C; Syntenic homolog of Saccharomyces cerevisiae YMR107W (SPG4)) produces MLGGFFGQFTVYNRNKHSRPGLSGANHSNIGAGKTTFIFADEYREPVRRASTTSESELTASSSASENITAHDSLPAAGLPKRAATEMNPNMVDISTLSQGEFERLKATLRKGSPNNRVNF; encoded by the coding sequence ATGTTAGGTGGGTTTTTCGGACAATTCACCGTTTACAATAGAAACAAACACTCTAGACCAGGCTTGTCTGGTGCCAACCACTCAAACATTGGCGCCGGTAAGACTACTTTTATTTTTGCTGATGAGTACCGTGAGCCAGTTAGGCGTGCGTCTACAACTTCTGAATCAGAACTGACGGCATCATCGTCTGCGTCTGAAAATATAACTGCTCACGATTCACTACCTGCAGCTGGACTGCCCAAGAGAGCAGCTACGGAAATGAACCCTAACATGGTGGATATATCAACGTTAAGTCAAGGAGAATTTGAAAGATTAAAGGCTACATTAAGAAAGGGGTCCCCTAACAATAGAGTAAACTTCTGA